The Mustela nigripes isolate SB6536 chromosome 4, MUSNIG.SB6536, whole genome shotgun sequence genome includes a window with the following:
- the LOC132014866 gene encoding olfactory receptor 2A1/2A42-like: protein MEKNQTMVTEFILLGFHLGPKIHIFLFGLFSLFYACTLLGNGLILGLISLDSRLHTPMYFFLSHLAIVDIAYACNTVPQMLVNLLKPDKPISFAGCLTQTFLFLTFALTECLLLVVMSYDRYVAICHPLRYSAIMSWRGCFTLVTTSWACGSLLALVHVVLILRLPFCGPHEVNHFFCEILSVLKLACADTQLNQVVIFVACMFILVGPLCLVLVSYSRILLAIVRIQSGEGRRKAFSTCSSHLCVVGLFFGSAIVMYMAPKSRHPEEQQKILFLFYSLFNPMLNPLIYSLRNAEVKNALRRAMCKEGPVGRLFILC, encoded by the coding sequence atggagaaaaatcaaacaaTGGTTACAGAATTCATCCTACTGGGATTTCATCTTGGTCCGAAGATTCACATATTCCTTTTTGGGCTCTTCTCCCTGTTCTATGCCTGCACCCTGCTGGGGAATGGGCTCATCCTGGGGCTCATCTCGCTGGACTCCAGACtgcacacccccatgtacttcttcctctcccacctggCCATCGTCGACATAGCCTATGCCTGCAACACCGTGCCCCAGATGCTGGTGAACCTCCTGAAGCCAGACAAGCCCATCTCCTTTGCAGGCTGCTTGACACAGacctttctctttttgactttTGCTCTGACAGAATGTCTTCTCCTGGTGGTGATGTCCTATGATCGGtatgtggccatctgccaccCCCTCCGGTATTCTGCCATCATGAGTTGGAGGGGCTGCTTCACCCTAGTGACGACCTCCTGGGCCTGCGGCTCCCTGCTCGCCCTGGTCCATGTGGTTCTCATCCTGAGGCTGCCCTTCTGTGGGCCTCATGAAGTCAACCACTTCTTCTGCGAAATCCTGTCTGTCCTCAAGCTGGCCTGTGCTGACACGCAGCTCAACCAAGTGGTCATCTTTGTTGCCTGTATGTTTATCTTAGTCGGGCCCCTCTGCTTGGTGCTGGTGTCCTACTCACGCATCCTGTTGGCCATCGTGAGGATCCAGTCCGGGGAGGGCCGCAGGAaggccttctccacctgctcctcccacctctgTGTGGTGGGGCTCTTCTTTGGCAGCGCCATTGTCATGTACATGGCCCCCAAATCCCGCCACCCTGAGGAGCAGCAGAAgatccttttcttgttttatagtcTTTTCAACCCTATGCTGAACCCGCTGATCTACAGCTTGAGAAATGCTGAGGTCAAAAATGCTCTGAGAAGAGCAATGTGCAAGGAAGGTC